A single Streptomyces sp. Edi2 DNA region contains:
- a CDS encoding cold-shock protein, producing MAQGTVKWFNAEKGYGFIAVDGGADVFVHYSAIQMDGYRTLEEGQRVEFEISQGQKGPQADMVRVAG from the coding sequence ATGGCTCAGGGCACCGTCAAGTGGTTCAACGCGGAGAAGGGGTACGGCTTCATCGCGGTCGACGGTGGTGCGGATGTTTTCGTCCACTACAGCGCGATCCAGATGGACGGCTACCGCACCCTTGAGGAGGGTCAGCGGGTCGAGTTCGAGATCTCGCAAGGCCAGAAGGGGCCGCAGGCGGACATGGTCCGGGTGGCCGGCTGA
- a CDS encoding MoaD/ThiS family protein → MSVKVRIPTILRTYTGGQAEVAAEGATLSEVIADLEQNHQGIAARVLDDAGKLRRFVNVYVNDDDVRFEQGLETPTPEGAGVSIIPAVAGGC, encoded by the coding sequence ATGAGCGTGAAGGTCCGCATCCCCACCATCCTCCGCACGTACACCGGCGGCCAGGCCGAGGTCGCGGCCGAGGGCGCGACCCTCTCCGAGGTGATCGCCGACCTGGAGCAGAACCACCAGGGCATCGCGGCCCGGGTGCTGGACGACGCCGGCAAGCTGCGCCGCTTCGTGAACGTCTACGTCAACGACGACGATGTGCGCTTCGAGCAGGGCCTGGAGACGCCGACCCCGGAGGGTGCGGGCGTCTCGATCATTCCGGCGGTGGCCGGAGGGTGCTGA
- the thrC gene encoding threonine synthase, producing MAVQVTENTPTVALGPAAALSCRECGQRFALGPIFACQECFGPLEVAYDLPSGDPEGLKKQIEAGPDNIWRYAPLLPVPADVADKPNLNPGFTKLVQADRLAAELGVTGGLYVKDDSGNPTHSFKDRVVAIAVEAARAFGFTTLSCSSTGNLAGAVGAAARRAGFQSCVFIPHDLEAGKVVMAAVYGGDLVGIEGNYDDVNRFCSELIGDPLGEGWGFVNVNLRPYYGEGSKTLAYEICEQLGWRLPDQIVIPIASGSQLTKIDKGLKELIALGLVEDKPYKIFGAQAEGCSPVSTAFKAGHDVVRPQKPKTIAKSLAIGNPADGPYVLDIARRTGGAVEDVNDEQVVDAIKLLARTEGIFAETAGGVTVGVTKKLIENGVLDPSLTTVVLNTGDGLKTLDAVAPTSGPTATIRPDLDAFRAAGLAR from the coding sequence ATGGCTGTGCAAGTCACCGAAAACACCCCCACCGTCGCTCTGGGCCCCGCCGCAGCCCTGTCCTGCCGCGAGTGCGGACAGCGCTTCGCGCTCGGCCCGATCTTCGCGTGCCAGGAATGTTTCGGGCCGCTCGAAGTCGCGTACGACCTGCCGAGCGGCGACCCCGAGGGCCTGAAGAAGCAGATCGAGGCCGGTCCGGACAACATCTGGCGCTACGCCCCGCTGCTGCCCGTCCCCGCCGACGTCGCCGACAAGCCCAACCTGAACCCCGGCTTCACCAAGCTCGTCCAGGCCGACCGGCTCGCCGCCGAGCTGGGCGTCACCGGCGGTCTGTACGTCAAGGACGACTCCGGCAACCCGACGCACTCCTTCAAGGACCGCGTCGTGGCGATCGCCGTCGAGGCCGCCCGCGCCTTCGGCTTCACCACCCTGTCCTGCTCCTCGACCGGCAACCTCGCCGGCGCGGTCGGCGCCGCGGCGCGCCGGGCCGGTTTCCAGTCCTGCGTGTTCATCCCGCACGACCTGGAGGCCGGCAAGGTCGTCATGGCCGCGGTCTACGGCGGTGACCTGGTCGGCATCGAGGGCAACTACGACGACGTCAACCGCTTCTGCTCCGAGCTCATCGGCGACCCGCTGGGCGAGGGCTGGGGCTTCGTCAACGTCAATCTGCGCCCCTACTACGGCGAGGGTTCCAAGACCCTGGCGTACGAGATCTGCGAGCAGCTGGGCTGGCGCCTCCCGGACCAGATCGTCATCCCGATCGCGTCCGGCTCGCAGCTCACGAAGATCGACAAGGGGCTCAAGGAGCTGATCGCCCTCGGTCTGGTCGAGGACAAGCCGTACAAGATCTTCGGCGCCCAGGCGGAGGGCTGCTCGCCGGTGTCCACGGCCTTCAAGGCCGGGCACGACGTGGTCCGCCCGCAGAAGCCGAAGACCATCGCCAAGTCGCTGGCGATCGGCAACCCGGCCGACGGCCCGTATGTGCTCGACATCGCCCGCCGTACGGGCGGCGCGGTCGAGGACGTCAACGACGAGCAGGTCGTGGACGCGATCAAGCTGCTGGCCAGGACGGAAGGCATCTTCGCGGAGACCGCGGGCGGGGTGACCGTCGGCGTGACCAAGAAGCTGATCGAGAACGGTGTGCTCGACCCGTCCCTGACGACCGTCGTCCTGAACACCGGTGACGGCCTCAAGACGCTGGACGCGGTCGCCCCGACCTCAGGGCCCACGGCCACGATCCGTCCGGACCTGGACGCGTTCCGCGCGGCCGGTCTCGCCCGCTGA